A portion of the Leptospira kanakyensis genome contains these proteins:
- a CDS encoding Gfo/Idh/MocA family protein has translation MDKKVRLGVIGTGHMGQYHVNVAKQLSDAELIGIFDASLERANQIAEKHKTKAFPTIEELLAETDALVIAAPTFLHHKIAKQALAAKKHVLVEKPISQTVEEAKELVALAKQNNLILQVGHVERFNGAVLELGKIAEHPLLIESRRIAPYNSRITDVGVVLDMMIHDIDIVLNLVKSEVKEVKAVGSSVVSNHEDIASVVLTFANGCVASLNASRASQAKIRTLNISQKDSYVFLDFTNQEIELHRQASSTTQLGSGEIKYRQESIVEKIFVHKDNPLKQEHEHFVKCIKGESDPMVKGDSDIKTLEVAYKILEEIHGKK, from the coding sequence ATGGATAAAAAAGTCCGACTCGGAGTCATTGGTACTGGTCATATGGGCCAATACCACGTAAACGTTGCTAAACAGCTTTCTGATGCTGAACTCATCGGAATATTTGATGCCAGCTTGGAACGCGCCAATCAAATTGCTGAAAAACATAAAACAAAAGCGTTTCCTACAATTGAAGAATTGTTGGCAGAAACAGATGCTTTGGTTATCGCTGCACCAACGTTCCTTCATCACAAGATCGCAAAACAGGCATTAGCTGCAAAGAAACATGTTTTGGTTGAAAAACCAATTTCACAAACTGTGGAAGAAGCAAAAGAACTAGTGGCTTTAGCAAAACAAAACAATTTGATTTTGCAAGTTGGGCACGTGGAAAGGTTTAATGGAGCAGTTTTGGAACTGGGAAAAATTGCTGAACATCCACTCCTCATTGAATCCAGAAGGATTGCACCTTACAACAGTCGTATCACTGACGTCGGTGTGGTTTTGGATATGATGATTCACGACATTGACATTGTTTTGAACTTGGTAAAGTCTGAAGTGAAAGAAGTGAAGGCTGTTGGATCTTCTGTTGTATCGAATCACGAAGATATTGCAAGTGTGGTTTTAACTTTTGCGAATGGATGTGTTGCTTCTCTTAACGCATCTCGTGCTTCCCAAGCAAAAATTAGAACACTTAATATTTCTCAAAAAGATTCTTATGTATTTTTAGATTTTACCAACCAAGAAATTGAGTTACATAGACAAGCAAGTTCAACAACTCAACTCGGAAGTGGAGAAATCAAATACCGACAAGAATCTATCGTGGAAAAAATCTTTGTTCACAAAGACAATCCACTCAAACAGGAACATGAACACTTTGTTAAATGTATCAAAGGAGAATCCGATCCCATGGTGAAGGGTGATTCTGATATTAAAACGTTAGAAGTGGCTTATAAAATCCTGGAAGAGATTCACGGAAAAAAATAA
- a CDS encoding YqgE/AlgH family protein, whose translation MPDSTRGKLLISNSSVIQDFFHKSVVLMVDHDDDGAFGLVLNKPTDQTMESLIKNLPDTVYANKQVFSGGPVDNMFVSILHNGKQTEDPGVEIVPGIYMARSFDTMIEVLSSDQIQFRVLQGYAGWSSGQLESEFERLSWVVSDLVDESVVFSEGESEVVWREALRNKGGIYKYFVDHTKDPSLN comes from the coding sequence ATTCCTGATTCAACTCGCGGAAAGTTACTGATTTCCAATTCTAGTGTGATTCAGGATTTTTTTCACAAATCCGTTGTCCTTATGGTAGATCATGATGATGACGGGGCTTTTGGTTTGGTTTTAAATAAACCCACTGACCAAACCATGGAATCACTGATCAAAAATCTTCCAGATACAGTTTATGCCAACAAACAAGTGTTTTCTGGTGGCCCAGTGGACAATATGTTCGTATCAATCCTTCACAACGGAAAACAAACAGAAGATCCGGGTGTAGAAATTGTTCCTGGCATTTATATGGCCAGAAGTTTTGATACAATGATCGAAGTTTTATCTTCTGATCAAATTCAGTTTCGTGTTCTGCAAGGATATGCAGGTTGGTCTTCCGGCCAATTAGAAAGCGAATTTGAAAGATTATCTTGGGTTGTTTCCGATTTAGTAGATGAATCTGTTGTTTTTAGTGAAGGTGAGTCTGAGGTTGTTTGGCGAGAGGCCCTTCGCAACAAAGGTGGAATCTACAAATACTTTGTTGACCATACAAAAGATCCATCTCTCAATTGA